In one window of Notolabrus celidotus isolate fNotCel1 chromosome 17, fNotCel1.pri, whole genome shotgun sequence DNA:
- the rpl17 gene encoding 60S ribosomal protein L17 yields MVRYSLDPENPTKSCKSRGSNLRVHFKNTRETAQAIKGMHIRKANKYLRDVIVKHQCVPFRRYNGGVGRCAQAKQFGWTQGCWPKKSAEFLLHMLKNAESNAKLKGLDVDSLVIEHIQVNKAPKMRRRTYRAHGRINPYMSSPCHIEMILTEKEQIVPKPEEEVAQKKKVSQKKLKKQKLMARE; encoded by the coding sequence ATGGTCCGCTACTCTCTCGACCCGGAGAACCCGACTAAATCATGCAAGTCGAGGGGATCCAACCTGCGGGTTCACTTCAAGAACACCCGTGAGACAGCTCAGGCCATCAAAGGCATGCACATCCGTAAGGCCAACAAGTACCTGAGGGACGTGATCGTGAAGCACCAGTGTGTCCCGTTCCGCCGCTACAACGGAGGAGTCGGCAGGTGTGCCCAGGCCAAACAGTTCGGCTGGACGCAGGGATGCTGGCCCAAGAAGAGCGCCGAGTTCCTCCTGCACATGCTCAAGAACGCAGAGAGCAACGCCAAGCTCAAGGGTCTGGACGTGGACTCCCTGGTCATCGAGCACATCCAGGTCAACAAGGCCCCTAAGATGAGGAGGCGTACGTACCGCGCTCACGGACGCATCAACCCGTACATGAGCTCTCCGTGTCACATCGAGATGATCCTGACGGAGAAGGAGCAGATCGTCCCCAAACCTGAGGAGGAGGTCGCTCAGAAGAAGAAGGTTTCAcagaagaagctgaagaagcAGAAGCTCATGGCACGGGAgtaa